A genomic segment from Syntrophotalea acetylenivorans encodes:
- a CDS encoding ATP-binding protein, producing MRNIRLLWQIFPSYVFIVMAVLFGVGWHLTGAIEDFFLRQTAADLEARARLVSPQVALALEVGDFAKLDQLCKDFGAAADARFTVVLPSGVVVGDSIEDPARMENHASRVEVADGLAGRVSHSTRYSRTLQQAMMYVAVPVANEARIIGTVRAARALTAIENALKTLYRQVPIGGLVALVLAALASFWVSRRISRPLEAMRHGAVDFAQGRFDRKLTAAGSMEVCALARAMNLMAEQLDDRIRTIMEQRNEQQAVLASMVEGVLAIDMEERVLHFNQAAAQFLGVDPQQVQGQRIAEVARKADLQRFIGRTLECPDPVEGEIVLQDPETRYLQAHGTVLRDAEQQEIGVLIVLNDVTRLRRLENIRRDFVANVSHELKTPITAIKASVETLMDGAAVSPADSQEFLKIIAKQADRLNAIIDDLLALSRIEQNDDVSGMMLEMQELEPVLRSAVQSCSVAAADKEISLGVACSPALQSRINAPLIEQAVINLVDNAIKYSEQKSSVQVEAEVRNDMIEIRVRDRGCGIAREHLSRLFERFYRVDKARSRRQGGTGLGLAIVKHIVQAHSGTVTVSSEPGAGSVFTILLPAA from the coding sequence ATGAGAAATATCCGTTTGCTCTGGCAGATTTTTCCCTCCTACGTGTTCATTGTTATGGCGGTTCTATTCGGTGTTGGCTGGCACTTGACGGGAGCCATCGAGGATTTCTTTCTTCGACAGACTGCAGCCGACCTGGAGGCTCGTGCCCGCTTGGTGAGCCCGCAGGTCGCCCTTGCTCTTGAGGTCGGAGACTTTGCCAAGCTTGATCAATTGTGCAAGGACTTCGGTGCGGCTGCCGATGCCCGTTTTACCGTGGTTTTGCCGTCGGGGGTCGTGGTTGGCGACTCCATCGAGGATCCGGCCCGAATGGAAAACCACGCCAGTCGAGTAGAGGTTGCTGATGGTCTGGCTGGCCGAGTGTCTCATTCGACCCGCTATAGCCGTACTTTGCAGCAGGCTATGATGTATGTGGCGGTGCCGGTGGCCAACGAAGCCAGGATCATCGGCACGGTAAGGGCCGCCCGCGCTCTGACAGCCATTGAAAACGCTTTGAAGACGCTTTATCGCCAGGTGCCGATTGGTGGCTTGGTGGCTCTGGTACTGGCGGCACTGGCCAGCTTCTGGGTTTCTCGTCGCATCAGTCGGCCGCTGGAGGCCATGCGTCACGGTGCGGTGGACTTTGCTCAGGGCCGTTTCGATCGCAAGTTGACAGCGGCAGGTTCCATGGAGGTTTGCGCTTTGGCCCGGGCGATGAATCTGATGGCCGAACAGCTTGATGATCGTATCCGGACCATTATGGAACAGCGAAATGAACAACAGGCGGTGTTGGCGAGCATGGTCGAAGGGGTGCTGGCTATCGATATGGAGGAACGGGTTCTTCATTTCAACCAGGCGGCGGCACAATTTCTCGGTGTCGACCCACAACAGGTGCAGGGGCAGCGTATCGCCGAGGTAGCCCGCAAGGCCGATCTACAGCGTTTCATCGGCCGAACCCTGGAATGTCCCGATCCGGTAGAAGGCGAAATCGTACTGCAGGACCCTGAAACTCGTTATCTGCAAGCCCATGGCACTGTATTGCGCGATGCCGAGCAACAAGAAATCGGGGTGCTAATTGTGCTGAACGATGTAACCCGGTTGCGCCGGCTGGAGAATATCCGCCGCGATTTTGTGGCCAACGTTTCCCATGAGTTGAAGACTCCGATCACCGCGATCAAGGCTTCGGTGGAAACTCTGATGGATGGCGCTGCCGTATCGCCGGCCGACAGTCAGGAATTTTTGAAGATTATCGCCAAACAGGCTGACCGGCTCAATGCCATTATCGACGACCTGCTGGCCCTTTCGCGCATTGAACAGAACGACGATGTCAGTGGCATGATGCTGGAAATGCAGGAATTGGAACCGGTGCTTCGTTCGGCGGTTCAGTCCTGTTCAGTGGCGGCGGCGGACAAGGAGATTTCTCTGGGGGTGGCCTGCAGTCCTGCTCTGCAGTCCCGTATCAATGCTCCCCTTATTGAGCAGGCGGTCATCAACCTGGTCGATAACGCCATTAAGTACAGTGAGCAGAAAAGCAGTGTGCAGGTTGAAGCAGAAGTCAGAAACGATATGATCGAAATTAGGGTTCGGGATCGGGGTTGCGGTATTGCACGGGAACATTTGTCCCGTCTGTTTGAACGTTTTTACCGGGTCGACAAGGCCCGTAGCCGTCGTCAGGGAGGGACTGGCCTCGGTCTGGCAATCGTTAAACATATTGTTCAGGCCCATAGCGGCACGGTAACTGTTTCCAGCGAACCCGGTGCGGGGAGTGTGTTTACCATTTTACTGCCTGCTGCTTGA